Genomic segment of Lycium ferocissimum isolate CSIRO_LF1 unplaced genomic scaffold, AGI_CSIRO_Lferr_CH_V1 ctg5718, whole genome shotgun sequence:
TATACAGCTTTAGACAGTAAACATTAATATTTAACTGCAAATCAGATTACACAGTCCATAACTTGCTCAAAACCATTTAACAAACTAAAAGAATGAACCAAAGCTGTCACGGTAGGGCTAGAAGTGCTAAAAAAACCTCAGAACCACAACTAAGTAATCACAAAAATGGAAGAAGGAAGCTCTAGCATCTTAAACTCAGTAACCAAGAACCAAAGTAAAATACCTTCTTCATTTTTAACTTGTTTTAACCTTAATACCTAACAACTAACAATCAGAATCCTCTTAGACTTCATTATATTGTTATTATAACATTGCAGCCTTTAAAACTCCAATGAAACAGtaaacaaaaaccaaaaaccAACATCTACTTCTTTTGACTTTTATTTTAGTCTTAATACCTAGTAACTAATGATTAAAATCTTTTAAACTTCATTATGCTAGTATTATAATACAATAACATGATAAGCTCAATgaaacaacaaacaaacaaccCTTATACTAACATGAACAaccatcaacatatatataccaactaTATTCATAAAACAATAACTTTAAAAACAGGTTTTAAACAATCATTCACAAACAAATAGCCTTCATACTAACATGAgcaacatcaacatatacagGTTAACTCGACTCATAAAATAGTGAATTTAAAACAGCTTTTAAACAATCATTCACAAGTTAATACATAGGATAAGCTAGAGATAGGAATAAAATGAAATCTAATGGAGTATTACCTTTTTGTAAGGCAACCCAAAGgtcaaaagaagattgaatcacACTTCAAGCAATAAAAACCTTTTCTATCCTTAGattaccctttttctttttctttctatactCTCTTATATATTCACCAACTATATAGATGAAGCATGGTAAATTTTTAAGGATATTGAAATCTGCCCTCCTCTCCCCCTTTCTCTTGCAATTTATAGCCAAAACCTTATAGGAATCCTATGGTATCATAGAAGGACACCTGGCCCCTCCAAGTTTCCCCCCAAATTCCCAAGATTTATACCCTATtccatttcaaaaataaaaaccaGATGGGACAAACGAAATATTAACAAACTTGTACactaaaatcaaataaaaatccaCAAAAAATCAGATAAATGCATGAAATAGTACATTTGCCAATAAAATCGACTTAGGGTACAATTCCAACGGTGCAATGTACCAGAATTGTACCAATGGGATGAAATCCCCTAAAACCCGTACCCAATGTATGAAAATTCGTGCAAATTACCCTCGAATTCCCACATAAGCGTGTGTggtgcacaagatggctaagGACTCGAGTCGCCTATGGCAACCAACACGCGTGGAAAATCTGAGCAACATCCATGCGAATACGACTCAAAACAATATAAATAGCtaaaatcaaatgaaattaaACCTCGTAATTACAAGAACACATGAAAGGACATAAAAGCCCTCtcaatttgggtaaaaaatgaCCAGAAATTCGCCATGAAACACCACAAGAGGCTGCAAAACCCTAGCCCCAAAATCACCTTCGGTGAAGAGAGAGAGACGGGTGAACGAAtgaaaatgtgtgtgtgtgggtgtgggggggggggggggggggtaaagtttattttattaaactttCCCTCCCCCTTTTTAATACCCCCCCTTAAAGTTTTGAAGCATTTAAATTAACCCCCCCTTCCcctaatttaaattaaataaagactAACGAttataaatacacatataattaaataaatagttatttaggctaattaaaatttaaaacccgtaaatttaaaatattagcttcaAAACAAGCCTAAGATTGATATAGTTCCGGGggatatttaaaaatgtgaaaaatgtggtcaaaatgagccgtaactCTTACGTCctcttaattaacaatttttttcgAGTTAAGCGGAGCGGGATGTTTATTTCCTTctgaattatatttatgaaagtaaataactcgtaaatTTCTTGCAATTGTAAACTTTtacagaataataattaaatgtcaatttttttgcaactttctcaggattttgaaattttaattttttgagggTACATCCCTACTCCATTTTTGACTCAggaatttttgaaaattaaaatacgtgtcttatgaggtgaaaattaggtgtcaacaatgagCTCCCCTTGGCCTTTCGTGGCATGGGGAATGTATGTCATAGGACCCATTGAGCCTCCGGCTTCCAACGGACATTGCTTCATCTTAGTCGCCATAGACTACTTCACTAAATGGGTAGAGGCAACTTCCCACAAATCAGTGAACAAGAAAGTAGTGGCTAACTTCGCCAAGAACAATCTGATATGTCATTTCGGTGTGTCGAAATCCATCATCATGGACAATGGTGCCAATCTGAATAGCCATTTGATGAAGGACATCAGTGAGCAATTCAAAATCACTCACAGGAACTCTACCACCTATCGGCCACATATGAATGGAGCCGTAGAGGCTgccaacaaaaaaatcaaaagaatctTAAGGAAGATGGTCGACAATTACAAGAATTGGCAAGAGCAGCTGCCTTATGCACTGTTAGGATACagaacaacaaccataactTCCACTGGGGCAACCCCATACCTCCTCATTGATGGTACAAAAGCGGTCATAGCCTTAAAAGTAAAGATCCCTTCACTCAGGATCATCCAAGACGCAGAGCTGAAAGATGCAGAATGGGTTAGAAATCATTACCAACAACTGGCTATGATAGAGGAAAAGAGAATGGTGGCGGTGTACCACGAACAGCTGTATAGACAAAA
This window contains:
- the LOC132044980 gene encoding uncharacterized protein LOC132044980 is translated as MSSPWPFVAWGMYVIGPIEPPASNGHCFILVAIDYFTKWVEATSHKSVNKKVVANFAKNNLICHFGVSKSIIMDNGANLNSHLMKDISEQFKITHRNSTTYRPHMNGAVEAANKKIKRILRKMVDNYKNWQEQLPYALLGYRTTTITSTGATPYLLIDGTKAVIALKVKIPSLRIIQDAELKDAEWVRNHYQQLAMIEEKRMVAVYHEQLFFLLQDSRYTINQLTHNKGKWRSPNCGERHGGVIAEKGVLKRHLTARVTEEMNDKDASDQEGHNGWA